One Mycobacterium marseillense DNA window includes the following coding sequences:
- a CDS encoding ABC transporter ATP-binding protein, translating to MIRTWLSLVPADRRNRVIAYTVLALISVVVRAVATVLLVPLVGALFSDAPHRAMVWLGWLTAATALGWVIDTATARIGFNLGFAVLDHSQHDVADRLPGVRLDWFTAEHTATARQAIAATGPELVGLVVNLLTPLISAVLLPAAIAVVLLPVSWQLGLAALGGLPLMLGALWASARLARRADSAAAEANSALTERIIEFARTQQALRAARRVEPARSLVGDALAAQHGATMRLLSMQVPGQLLFSLASQLALILLAGATTALTVNGTLSVPEAIALIVVIVRYLEPFTTISELAPALESTRATLDNIRSVLTAPLMNAGAATPAGATAPRIEFDDVVFRYDGAGPPVLDGVSFALEPGTTTAIVGPSGSGKSTILALIAGLHEPSRGKVLIDGVDAATLDADARRAASSVVFQHPYLFHGSIRDNVFAGDPGAGDDRFARAVALARVDELVARLPDGADSVVGEAGSALSGGERQRVSIARALLKPAPILLVDEATSALDTENEAAVVDALTADPQARTQVIVAHRLASISHADRVLFLDSGQVVEDGTVDELLAAGGRFDEFWRQQHEAAEWRILAD from the coding sequence ATGATCCGCACGTGGTTGAGCCTGGTCCCGGCGGATCGCCGCAACCGGGTCATCGCCTACACGGTGCTGGCATTGATCTCCGTGGTGGTGCGGGCGGTGGCCACCGTCCTGCTGGTTCCCCTGGTGGGCGCGTTGTTCAGCGACGCCCCGCACCGCGCGATGGTGTGGCTGGGCTGGCTGACCGCCGCTACCGCGCTCGGCTGGGTGATCGACACCGCGACGGCGCGCATCGGCTTCAACCTGGGCTTCGCCGTGCTCGACCACAGCCAGCATGACGTGGCCGACCGACTGCCCGGCGTGCGGCTGGATTGGTTCACCGCCGAGCACACCGCGACGGCGCGGCAGGCGATCGCCGCGACGGGTCCCGAACTCGTCGGCCTCGTCGTCAACCTGCTCACACCGTTGATCTCGGCCGTGCTGCTGCCGGCCGCCATCGCGGTGGTCCTGCTGCCGGTCTCCTGGCAACTGGGCCTGGCCGCCCTGGGTGGGCTGCCCCTGATGCTGGGTGCGCTGTGGGCGTCGGCCCGCTTGGCGCGCCGCGCCGATTCCGCTGCGGCCGAAGCCAATAGCGCGCTCACCGAGCGCATCATCGAGTTCGCCCGAACCCAGCAGGCGTTGCGCGCCGCGCGGCGCGTCGAACCGGCCCGGAGCCTGGTCGGCGATGCGCTGGCCGCCCAACACGGCGCGACCATGCGCCTGCTCTCCATGCAGGTGCCGGGTCAGCTGCTGTTCAGCCTCGCCAGCCAGCTGGCCCTGATCCTGCTGGCCGGGGCGACCACCGCGCTGACGGTGAACGGAACGCTGTCGGTGCCCGAGGCCATCGCGTTGATCGTCGTCATCGTGCGCTACCTCGAGCCGTTCACCACGATCAGCGAGCTGGCGCCGGCGCTGGAGAGCACCCGCGCCACGCTCGACAACATCCGCTCGGTGCTCACCGCCCCGCTGATGAACGCGGGCGCGGCGACGCCGGCGGGCGCCACGGCCCCGCGTATCGAGTTCGACGACGTGGTCTTCCGGTACGACGGTGCCGGCCCGCCCGTGCTCGACGGGGTGAGTTTCGCGTTGGAGCCGGGCACCACGACGGCGATCGTCGGGCCGTCCGGGTCGGGCAAGAGCACCATCCTGGCGCTGATCGCCGGGCTGCACGAGCCCTCGCGCGGCAAGGTGCTGATCGACGGTGTCGACGCGGCGACGCTGGACGCCGACGCCCGGCGCGCGGCAAGCAGCGTCGTGTTCCAGCATCCCTACCTGTTCCACGGGTCGATCCGCGACAACGTGTTCGCCGGGGACCCCGGCGCCGGTGATGACCGGTTCGCGCGCGCGGTGGCGCTCGCCCGCGTCGACGAGCTCGTCGCACGGCTGCCCGACGGCGCCGACAGCGTCGTCGGTGAGGCCGGCTCGGCGCTCTCGGGCGGTGAACGCCAACGGGTCAGCATCGCCCGCGCGTTGCTCAAACCCGCGCCGATTTTGCTGGTAGACGAGGCCACGAGCGCTCTGGATACCGAGAACGAGGCCGCCGTGGTCGACGCGCTGACCGCCGACCCGCAAGCGCGCACCCAGGTGATCGTCGCGCACCGGCTGGCGAGCATCAGCCATGCCGACCGCGTGCTGTTTCTCGACAGCGGCCAGGTGGTCGAGGATGGCACGGTCGACGAATTACTCGCTGCGGGCGGTCGTTTCGACGAATTCTGGCGGCAGCAGCACGAGGCCGCCGAATGGCGGATCCTCGCCGATTAG
- a CDS encoding phosphotransferase family protein, with product MSAVLSSIPRYPGDVTPAWLSAALSGRGAPVEVAEVDVVAIGTGQTGATYRVTARYATDPGDLPRTFVIKLPAQDDTVRDRVVIGYRSECAFYSSVVDRVQVPTPRCFYSEITEDAMDFALLLADQAPAVQGDQLIGCGETEARLAVTALAGLHAPSWCDSGWLDFPGIAFGRPDEAGAAGMGEVAKMSADITLEKLGDRMSAEDRETFSAAMGVITPWLLSEYDRFALLHGDYRLDNLLFDPDRTRVSVVDWQTLGVGLPARDLAYFTATSLNSQLRADIEEELVADYHRALTAGGVSDYDRETCWRDYRLGVLQAPLISALGFAFAAATERGDDMVLAMLGRGCQAIRELGTLELIG from the coding sequence ATGAGTGCTGTGCTGTCGTCGATACCGCGTTATCCCGGCGACGTGACCCCGGCATGGTTGTCGGCCGCGCTCAGCGGGCGCGGCGCGCCGGTCGAGGTCGCCGAGGTGGACGTGGTCGCGATCGGCACGGGACAGACCGGGGCCACCTACCGGGTGACCGCCCGCTACGCGACGGATCCCGGTGACCTACCGCGGACCTTTGTGATCAAGCTGCCGGCCCAGGATGACACCGTGCGCGACCGGGTGGTCATCGGCTACCGCAGCGAATGCGCGTTCTACTCCTCGGTGGTGGACCGGGTGCAGGTGCCCACCCCGCGGTGCTTCTACTCCGAGATCACCGAGGACGCCATGGATTTTGCCCTGCTGCTCGCCGATCAGGCGCCGGCGGTGCAGGGCGATCAGCTCATCGGCTGCGGGGAAACCGAAGCGCGCCTTGCGGTTACCGCGCTGGCCGGCCTGCACGCGCCCAGCTGGTGCGACTCCGGCTGGCTTGACTTCCCCGGCATCGCGTTCGGGCGCCCGGATGAGGCCGGCGCGGCGGGCATGGGCGAGGTGGCGAAGATGAGCGCCGACATCACGCTGGAGAAGCTGGGCGATCGGATGAGCGCCGAAGACCGCGAAACCTTCAGCGCGGCAATGGGTGTGATCACCCCGTGGCTGCTGTCCGAATACGACCGATTCGCCCTGCTGCACGGCGACTACCGTCTGGACAACTTGCTGTTCGACCCGGATCGGACCAGGGTCAGCGTCGTCGACTGGCAGACGCTCGGGGTGGGCCTGCCGGCCCGCGATCTCGCCTACTTCACCGCGACCAGCCTCAATTCGCAGCTGCGCGCGGACATCGAAGAGGAGCTGGTCGCCGACTACCATCGCGCGCTGACGGCCGGCGGTGTCAGCGACTACGACCGCGAAACATGTTGGCGCGATTACCGGCTCGGCGTGCTGCAGGCGCCACTGATCTCGGCGCTGGGATTCGCGTTCGCCGCCGCGACCGAGCGTGGCGACGACATGGTGCTGGCCATGCTCGGCCGCGGCTGTCAGGCGATCCGCGAGCTGGGCACGCTGGAGCTGATCGGCTGA
- a CDS encoding pyridoxamine 5'-phosphate oxidase family protein, with translation MKAFTETERQEFLAAKRVGVLSVDATDGRPPASVPIWYDYAPGGDVRIMTGASSRKARLIERAGVVTLVVQREEPPYQYVVVEGTVVETTNPAPADLQEAIAIRYLGEEGGRAFVRSMEGVEEVLFTIRPDRWLSADFTGDL, from the coding sequence ATGAAAGCCTTCACCGAGACCGAACGTCAGGAGTTCCTGGCCGCCAAGCGCGTCGGCGTCCTGTCCGTCGACGCCACCGACGGCCGGCCGCCGGCCAGCGTCCCGATCTGGTACGACTACGCGCCGGGCGGCGACGTCCGGATCATGACCGGCGCGTCCAGCCGCAAGGCGCGGCTGATCGAACGGGCGGGGGTGGTGACCCTCGTCGTCCAGCGCGAGGAGCCGCCGTATCAGTACGTGGTCGTCGAGGGCACGGTGGTGGAAACCACCAACCCGGCCCCGGCCGATCTGCAGGAAGCCATCGCCATTCGCTACCTCGGCGAGGAGGGCGGGCGGGCCTTCGTCCGCAGCATGGAAGGAGTCGAGGAGGTGCTGTTCACCATCCGGCCCGACCGCTGGCTGAGCGCCGACTTCACCGGCGATCTGTGA
- a CDS encoding mycofactocin-coupled SDR family oxidoreductase, whose protein sequence is MAGRLAGKVALITGAARGQGRAHAVRMASEGADIIAVDIAGKLPSCVPYDPASPDDLSETVRLVEETNRRIIASVVDTRDFDGLRKVVVDGVAALGRLDIIVANAGVAAPQAWDDITPDDFRDVMDINVTGTWNTVMAGADKIIEGGRGGSIILISSAAGMKMQPFMIHYTASKHAVTGLARAFAAELGKHSIRVNSVHPGPVNTPMGSGDMVTAVGKTMETNPQLSHVLTPFLPDWVAEPEEIADTVCWLASDESRKVTAAQIPVDQGSTQY, encoded by the coding sequence ATGGCAGGCAGGCTTGCCGGAAAAGTGGCATTGATTACCGGCGCGGCGCGCGGCCAGGGCCGGGCGCACGCGGTGCGCATGGCCTCCGAGGGCGCGGACATCATCGCCGTCGACATCGCCGGCAAGCTTCCGTCGTGCGTTCCCTACGACCCGGCGAGCCCGGACGACCTGAGCGAAACCGTTCGCCTGGTCGAAGAAACGAACCGTCGCATCATCGCCTCGGTGGTGGACACGCGTGACTTCGACGGACTGCGCAAGGTCGTCGTGGACGGTGTCGCCGCGCTGGGCCGGTTGGACATCATCGTCGCCAACGCCGGGGTTGCGGCGCCGCAGGCGTGGGACGACATCACACCGGACGATTTTCGCGACGTGATGGACATCAACGTGACCGGCACGTGGAACACCGTCATGGCCGGGGCGGACAAGATCATCGAGGGCGGCCGCGGCGGGTCCATCATCCTGATCAGTTCCGCGGCCGGTATGAAGATGCAGCCGTTCATGATTCACTACACCGCCAGCAAGCACGCCGTCACCGGCCTGGCGCGGGCCTTCGCCGCCGAGCTGGGCAAGCACTCGATCCGGGTGAACAGTGTCCACCCGGGGCCGGTGAACACGCCGATGGGTTCGGGCGACATGGTCACCGCGGTCGGCAAGACGATGGAGACCAACCCGCAGCTCTCGCACGTCCTCACGCCGTTCCTGCCCGACTGGGTCGCCGAGCCCGAGGAGATCGCCGACACCGTGTGCTGGCTGGCCAGCGACGAGTCGCGCAAGGTCACCGCCGCGCAGATCCCGGTCGATCAGGGTTCGACGCAGTACTGA
- a CDS encoding acyl-CoA dehydrogenase family protein: MATAEITEVSDDDFREILAQTRQFVRSAVVPREQEILDEDRVPDDLRDEAKRMGLFGYAIPQEWGGLGLNLMQDVELAMELGYTSLALRSMFGTNNGIAGQVLVGFGTDEQKSRWLESIASGEVVASFALTEPGAGSNPAGLRTKAVRDGDNWVISGQKRFITNAPVANLFVVFARTRPADDKGPGIAVFLVPADASGVQVGTKDAKMGQEGAWTADVAFDDVRVDDGALIGGSEDIGYRAAMTSLARGRVHIAALAVGAAQRALDESVAYAATATQGGAEIGSFQLVQAMLADQQAGVMAGRALVRDAARLWVTEQDRRIAPSAAKLFCTEMAGNVADLAVQIHGGSGYMRGVAVERIYRDVRLLRLYEGTSEIQRLIIGSNLVKAAGRTTTTKER, encoded by the coding sequence ATGGCCACCGCCGAAATCACCGAAGTTTCCGACGACGACTTCCGCGAAATCCTGGCTCAGACAAGGCAATTCGTCCGCAGCGCGGTCGTCCCCCGCGAGCAGGAGATCCTCGACGAGGATCGCGTGCCCGACGACCTGCGCGACGAGGCCAAAAGGATGGGTCTGTTCGGCTACGCGATCCCCCAGGAGTGGGGCGGCCTTGGCCTGAACCTGATGCAAGACGTCGAGCTGGCGATGGAGTTGGGCTACACGTCGCTGGCGCTGCGGTCGATGTTCGGCACCAACAACGGCATCGCCGGACAGGTTCTGGTCGGGTTCGGCACCGACGAGCAGAAATCGCGCTGGTTGGAGTCGATCGCGTCCGGCGAGGTCGTCGCCTCCTTCGCGCTGACCGAACCCGGCGCCGGATCCAACCCCGCCGGCCTGCGCACCAAAGCCGTTCGCGACGGCGATAATTGGGTGATCTCCGGGCAGAAGCGCTTCATCACCAACGCGCCCGTCGCCAACCTCTTCGTGGTGTTCGCCCGCACCCGGCCGGCCGACGACAAGGGGCCCGGAATCGCGGTCTTTTTGGTTCCGGCCGATGCGTCCGGTGTGCAGGTGGGCACCAAGGACGCCAAGATGGGCCAGGAAGGCGCGTGGACCGCCGACGTCGCCTTCGACGACGTCCGGGTGGACGACGGCGCGCTGATCGGCGGCAGCGAAGACATCGGTTACCGCGCGGCGATGACCTCGCTGGCCCGGGGGCGGGTGCACATCGCCGCCCTCGCCGTGGGCGCCGCCCAGCGCGCGCTCGACGAATCCGTCGCGTATGCCGCCACCGCGACACAGGGCGGGGCGGAAATCGGAAGCTTTCAGCTGGTGCAGGCGATGCTCGCCGACCAGCAGGCCGGCGTGATGGCCGGCCGGGCGCTGGTGCGCGACGCGGCGCGGCTGTGGGTCACCGAGCAGGACCGCAGGATCGCGCCGTCGGCGGCGAAACTGTTCTGCACCGAAATGGCCGGCAACGTCGCGGATCTCGCGGTGCAGATCCACGGCGGCAGCGGCTACATGCGTGGCGTTGCGGTCGAACGCATTTACCGCGACGTGCGCCTGCTGCGGCTCTACGAGGGCACCAGCGAGATTCAGCGTCTGATCATCGGATCGAATCTGGTCAAGGCGGCGGGGCGGACCACCACAACGAAGGAGCGTTAA